One Roseimaritima multifibrata DNA window includes the following coding sequences:
- a CDS encoding alpha/beta hydrolase family protein — MKLAAFCFCLLGLTFLSHGWGDQPWAADPEFVEKKMAKSGGFNYREADVPEYQLPEILKNEAGEVVTAGDWPARRSELMELFREHVYGRRPDVPYEVRFDVVHEQKGIWDGAANAREVKVRILAGGSEYSYTLLVFVPILEGDKAAKPLPTIIHLNNRDFPDFEKAIAEPDDFWPVRMICEQGFVAAAVSTKQIDPDAKNRFDDGIRGFLAKASGQKPTPSSWGALSSWGWGVSRAIDYLLTMPEVDKTRIAMVGHSRGGKAALWAAAEDPRIAIAYSNNSGCGGAALSRRQFGETVDRITTSFPYWFCGRFRQYANQEAKLPVDQHQLVALVAPRAVYITSATEDLWADPHGEYLSLIEAAPAFELLGEESIVQPTMPAADKQRIVGKTGYHIRTGGHGLTPFDWQQFMQFVKAQ, encoded by the coding sequence ATGAAACTTGCTGCTTTCTGTTTTTGTCTACTTGGATTGACTTTCCTAAGTCACGGCTGGGGGGATCAGCCCTGGGCAGCCGATCCAGAGTTTGTGGAAAAGAAGATGGCCAAGAGTGGCGGATTTAACTATCGCGAAGCGGATGTGCCGGAATACCAATTGCCGGAAATTCTCAAGAATGAAGCGGGAGAAGTGGTTACCGCTGGCGATTGGCCTGCACGGCGTAGTGAATTGATGGAACTGTTTCGTGAGCACGTTTATGGCCGCCGGCCAGACGTCCCTTATGAAGTTCGATTCGATGTTGTGCATGAGCAGAAGGGGATTTGGGATGGTGCTGCGAATGCTCGAGAAGTGAAAGTGCGGATCCTTGCTGGCGGAAGCGAGTACTCGTATACGTTGCTGGTCTTTGTACCGATTCTGGAGGGCGATAAAGCAGCGAAGCCGTTGCCAACGATCATTCATTTGAACAACCGCGATTTTCCGGATTTCGAAAAAGCGATCGCGGAGCCTGACGATTTCTGGCCGGTTCGAATGATCTGCGAACAAGGGTTTGTAGCGGCTGCTGTGTCGACCAAGCAAATTGATCCCGATGCGAAGAACCGATTTGATGATGGGATTCGTGGCTTTTTGGCGAAGGCTTCGGGGCAGAAACCGACACCGTCCTCGTGGGGAGCTCTTTCGTCTTGGGGCTGGGGCGTTAGTCGTGCAATCGATTACTTGCTGACCATGCCGGAAGTCGACAAAACACGGATCGCGATGGTCGGGCATTCTCGAGGCGGGAAAGCGGCGTTGTGGGCCGCGGCAGAAGATCCAAGGATTGCGATCGCGTATTCCAACAATTCAGGCTGCGGTGGAGCCGCTTTGTCACGACGCCAGTTTGGTGAGACCGTTGACCGGATTACGACTTCGTTTCCGTACTGGTTCTGCGGACGGTTTCGTCAATACGCAAATCAGGAAGCCAAGTTGCCGGTCGACCAACATCAATTGGTCGCCTTGGTGGCTCCGCGGGCGGTCTACATAACCAGTGCCACCGAAGACTTGTGGGCCGACCCTCATGGTGAATACCTAAGTCTGATTGAGGCCGCTCCGGCATTCGAGCTATTGGGCGAGGAGTCGATCGTTCAGCCCACCATGCCTGCCGCAGACAAACAGCGAATCGTCGGCAAGACCGGCTACCACATCCGAACGGGCGGACACGGATTGACCCCCTTTGATTGGCAGCAATTCATGCAATTCGTCAAAGCCCAGTAG
- a CDS encoding M1 family metallopeptidase — MNSIASSFAFRAACLFFVGLLYSISGVLPASAQPLPNNKFENQPDAFRQLEEWLPTPNMYRTAAGEPGPNYWQQRADYQIDVKLDDQHQRLEGTVQIDYHNQSPHELRYIWLQLDQNQFEPESDAVLTATAPSLSGRVGFATLEALLARGEFEGGYKISRVEDKKGNKLDYTIVKTMMRIDLPAPIKPGKTASLSIDYAFNIVNSKHIRARSGFEYFPDDKNYIYEIAQWFPRAVAFTDYTGWQHKQFLGRGEFTLELGDYKVRITTPADHVVAATGVLQNADKVLNATQRERFNKAKTAKEPMFVITPEEAKENESSRAKETKTWVFHAENVRDFAFASSRKFIWDAVGHPIGDKRVMAMSYYPNEAEPLWSLYSTHSIVHTLNVYNRYTFEYPYPTAISVNGPVYGMEYPMICFNGPRPEKDGTYSKQTKYALISVIIHEVGHNYFPMIVNSDERQWTWMDEGLNTFLQYLAEQEWEENYPSRRGEPGDIASYMRSSNQVPIMTNSESILQFGNNAYAKPATALNILRETILGREQFDFAFREYARRWKFRRPTPADFFRTMEDASGVDLDWFWRGWFYSTDHVDIGIESVQLYEIDPGDPDEAAERKRIEKEGKRESLSVERNADLPRRVELFPGLKDFYNDQDENEVTEEARKSFQKYLESLDDKENKLLKRKTQFYVVRFNNEGGVVMPIILGITYEDGSQETKAYPAEIWRQNSKTVNKLIITDKSIRSLEVDPRGQTADVEANNNHWPPKLVPSRFKLYKSSRSSSNPMQRQKKLDEAEEKKAEAEAKKTADAKKQAEEDAKKKAEVKKAADAKKKADAKAPEAKKPAKKKKPKAAAKS; from the coding sequence ATGAATTCCATCGCTAGCTCGTTCGCGTTTCGTGCCGCCTGTTTGTTCTTTGTCGGCCTGTTGTATTCGATAAGTGGCGTCCTCCCAGCGTCCGCACAACCGCTACCCAATAACAAATTTGAAAACCAGCCCGATGCCTTCCGCCAATTGGAAGAATGGCTGCCGACTCCGAACATGTACCGCACGGCCGCGGGCGAACCGGGGCCCAATTACTGGCAGCAGCGTGCGGACTATCAGATCGATGTCAAACTGGACGACCAGCATCAGCGATTGGAAGGGACCGTCCAGATTGACTACCACAATCAATCTCCGCACGAGCTCCGCTATATCTGGTTGCAATTGGACCAGAATCAATTTGAACCCGAATCGGACGCGGTGCTGACGGCAACCGCTCCTTCGCTTTCAGGTCGAGTCGGGTTCGCCACCCTGGAAGCCCTGCTTGCCCGCGGAGAATTTGAGGGGGGATACAAGATCAGCCGCGTGGAGGACAAGAAGGGAAACAAACTGGACTACACGATCGTCAAAACGATGATGCGGATCGATCTGCCGGCCCCGATCAAACCAGGCAAAACCGCCAGCCTAAGCATCGACTATGCGTTCAACATCGTGAACAGCAAACACATCCGCGCTCGCAGCGGATTCGAATACTTTCCCGATGACAAGAACTACATCTACGAAATCGCCCAATGGTTTCCTCGCGCCGTCGCGTTTACCGATTACACCGGCTGGCAGCACAAACAGTTTCTCGGACGCGGCGAATTTACGCTGGAACTGGGCGATTATAAAGTTCGGATCACGACACCCGCGGACCATGTGGTCGCCGCGACCGGCGTACTGCAGAATGCAGACAAAGTCCTGAACGCCACCCAGCGAGAACGGTTCAACAAAGCGAAAACCGCCAAAGAACCGATGTTCGTTATCACCCCAGAGGAAGCGAAAGAAAACGAATCCTCCCGGGCAAAAGAGACCAAGACATGGGTCTTCCATGCAGAGAACGTGCGAGATTTCGCTTTCGCCAGCAGCCGAAAATTCATCTGGGATGCGGTAGGCCATCCAATCGGTGACAAACGAGTGATGGCGATGTCCTACTACCCAAACGAGGCCGAACCGCTGTGGAGCCTCTATTCCACGCATTCGATTGTTCACACCCTGAACGTCTACAACCGGTACACCTTCGAGTACCCCTATCCCACCGCGATCAGCGTCAACGGACCGGTCTATGGAATGGAATATCCGATGATCTGTTTCAATGGACCACGTCCGGAAAAAGACGGCACCTATTCGAAACAAACCAAGTACGCGTTGATCTCCGTGATCATCCACGAAGTCGGACACAACTATTTCCCGATGATCGTCAATAGCGACGAACGCCAATGGACGTGGATGGACGAAGGGTTGAACACCTTCCTGCAATACTTGGCAGAGCAAGAATGGGAAGAGAACTACCCATCACGTCGAGGTGAACCGGGCGACATTGCAAGCTACATGCGAAGCAGCAATCAAGTTCCCATCATGACGAACAGCGAATCGATCCTTCAGTTTGGCAACAATGCTTATGCCAAGCCCGCGACCGCACTGAACATTCTGCGAGAAACCATCCTGGGCCGCGAGCAATTCGATTTTGCGTTTCGCGAATATGCCCGTCGCTGGAAGTTCCGACGACCAACCCCTGCCGATTTCTTTCGCACGATGGAAGACGCGTCAGGCGTTGACTTGGACTGGTTCTGGAGAGGCTGGTTCTACAGCACCGACCATGTCGATATCGGAATCGAATCGGTTCAGTTATACGAGATCGATCCCGGTGACCCGGATGAAGCGGCCGAACGAAAACGCATCGAAAAAGAAGGCAAGCGGGAATCGCTCTCGGTAGAACGGAATGCCGACCTGCCAAGGCGTGTCGAGCTATTTCCAGGATTGAAAGATTTCTATAACGATCAAGACGAAAACGAAGTCACCGAAGAAGCTCGCAAGTCGTTTCAAAAGTATCTTGAATCGCTTGATGACAAAGAGAACAAATTGCTGAAGCGAAAGACGCAGTTCTACGTCGTCCGCTTTAACAACGAAGGGGGTGTCGTGATGCCGATCATCCTGGGGATCACCTATGAAGACGGAAGCCAAGAAACCAAGGCCTACCCCGCTGAAATCTGGCGTCAAAACTCAAAGACCGTCAACAAGCTGATCATCACGGACAAATCCATCCGAAGCTTGGAAGTCGACCCACGCGGCCAGACCGCAGACGTCGAAGCCAACAACAACCACTGGCCACCTAAACTGGTCCCCAGTCGCTTCAAACTCTACAAGTCTTCACGCTCCTCCAGTAACCCAATGCAACGGCAAAAGAAGCTAGACGAAGCCGAGGAGAAGAAGGCTGAAGCGGAGGCTAAGAAGACAGCCGATGCCAAGAAGCAAGCGGAAGAGGATGCTAAGAAAAAGGCTGAAGTGAAGAAGGCGGCCGATGCCAAGAAGAAGGCTGACGCTAAGGCACCGGAGGCGAAGAAGCCTGCGAAAAAGAAGAAGCCTAAAGCCGCGGCCAAGTCTTAG
- a CDS encoding RluA family pseudouridine synthase: MQVLYEDNHLLVVNKPAGIATMGTPDSDTVYSWAGAYLKQKYNKPGNVFVGIVSRLDSFTSGVLVLARTSKSASRLSEQFRESTVEKTYLAVVEGKLEPPSDPQVDWHEWSDWVLKDESAHRMRTVSKGQKGAQEARLKWRIVRRWGDRTLVEVKLLTGRKHQIRVQFSSRGYAVWGDRKYDAKKRMERGIALHSCRIQFLHPTKKDKMEFTAEPPASWRSLLG; the protein is encoded by the coding sequence GTGCAGGTCTTGTACGAAGATAATCACCTTCTGGTTGTCAATAAACCGGCAGGCATCGCAACCATGGGGACACCTGATTCCGATACCGTTTACTCGTGGGCTGGGGCTTACTTAAAGCAGAAGTACAACAAGCCGGGGAACGTATTTGTTGGGATCGTTAGTCGACTGGATTCCTTCACCAGCGGGGTGCTGGTGTTGGCTAGAACCAGTAAGTCCGCTTCTCGGTTGTCGGAGCAGTTTCGTGAATCGACGGTTGAGAAAACGTACCTTGCCGTCGTTGAAGGGAAGTTGGAGCCTCCAAGCGATCCTCAGGTGGATTGGCACGAATGGTCGGATTGGGTGCTGAAGGACGAATCGGCACACCGGATGCGAACGGTTTCAAAAGGGCAAAAAGGGGCTCAAGAGGCGAGGCTGAAGTGGCGGATTGTCCGTCGTTGGGGAGACCGTACCCTGGTCGAAGTGAAATTGCTGACGGGGAGGAAACACCAGATTCGAGTCCAGTTTTCTTCTCGCGGGTACGCCGTTTGGGGGGACCGGAAATACGATGCAAAAAAAAGAATGGAGCGTGGTATCGCGCTGCATTCCTGTCGAATTCAGTTTTTGCATCCCACAAAAAAGGATAAAATGGAGTTCACGGCCGAACCCCCCGCTTCCTGGCGGTCACTGCTAGGATGA
- a CDS encoding phytanoyl-CoA dioxygenase family protein has protein sequence MKPSVESNGNFFRATAEDREVFERTGCLMVRGLFNPSEAKLLNEVARRDSDMERAATARSDAAGGRTVLAVRDDLGDDLFSTIACCQRVADNAAYLMDEEVYHYHHKLMQKEPRVGGAWEWHQDYGYWYNYGCLSPRMLSCYIAIDRASKSNGCLQTIPGSHHLGRLDHGKVGGQTGAELERVEAILETMPLEYAEMEPGDGLFFHASVLHRSDQNKSEDPRWSFIVCFNTRSNSPYKKIRHNGYQPLQVVDDAAVMAFAQ, from the coding sequence ATGAAGCCGAGTGTCGAGAGCAATGGCAACTTCTTCCGTGCCACCGCTGAGGATCGAGAGGTCTTTGAGAGAACTGGTTGCTTGATGGTGCGGGGACTGTTTAATCCGTCAGAAGCGAAGTTGTTGAACGAAGTCGCACGGCGAGACTCCGACATGGAAAGAGCCGCGACCGCGCGGAGCGATGCCGCGGGGGGACGTACTGTGTTGGCGGTCCGAGACGATCTGGGCGACGATCTGTTTAGCACCATCGCTTGTTGTCAGCGTGTTGCAGACAACGCGGCTTACCTGATGGACGAAGAGGTCTACCACTACCATCACAAATTGATGCAAAAGGAACCTCGCGTCGGCGGGGCTTGGGAATGGCATCAGGATTATGGCTATTGGTACAACTACGGCTGCTTATCGCCGAGGATGCTCAGTTGCTACATCGCGATCGACCGGGCATCCAAGTCGAATGGGTGTCTGCAGACGATCCCAGGTTCCCATCATCTGGGGCGACTGGACCATGGCAAAGTGGGCGGCCAGACCGGCGCGGAACTGGAACGGGTAGAAGCGATCCTGGAAACGATGCCGCTTGAGTACGCAGAAATGGAACCGGGCGATGGATTGTTCTTTCATGCCAGCGTTTTGCATCGCTCGGATCAAAACAAGAGCGAAGACCCGCGATGGTCGTTCATCGTCTGTTTCAACACACGAAGCAATTCGCCCTATAAAAAGATTCGGCATAACGGCTATCAGCCATTGCAAGTCGTCGACGACGCGGCGGTGATGGCGTTCGCACAATAG
- a CDS encoding ferritin-like domain-containing protein: MDRKAIINQLNEILKHEWTGVAQYSQASFIIEGVWRQVYADHFLGDAKESFKHAQLVGEKIVALGGVPVATRNEIKQSRDLKEVLEFSLAFEAKAVEMYNQALDLAEGDRALVIFLEDILKEEQDGVDEYTKLLRDTPASGAAATSDSKAS, encoded by the coding sequence ATGGATCGCAAAGCAATCATCAACCAACTAAACGAAATCCTCAAACACGAATGGACCGGAGTCGCACAGTACTCACAGGCCAGCTTCATCATCGAAGGTGTTTGGCGACAGGTCTACGCAGACCACTTCCTGGGGGACGCAAAAGAATCGTTCAAGCACGCTCAGCTGGTCGGCGAAAAGATCGTTGCCCTGGGCGGCGTTCCTGTGGCGACCCGCAATGAAATCAAGCAAAGTCGTGACCTGAAAGAAGTCCTAGAATTCAGCCTCGCGTTCGAAGCGAAAGCGGTTGAAATGTACAACCAGGCACTCGACCTCGCCGAAGGCGATCGCGCTTTGGTCATCTTCCTAGAAGACATCCTCAAGGAAGAACAAGACGGAGTCGACGAGTACACCAAACTACTCCGCGACACCCCAGCCAGCGGAGCCGCTGCAACCAGCGACTCCAAAGCCAGCTAA
- a CDS encoding lysophospholipid acyltransferase family protein, with the protein MKLTGHVIVLVAKLFSGCTVRWVGCQPDTCQRIYFANHTSHLDAVVLWSALPKHLRAVTRPVAAKDYWGKGRFRPHIAESFNAMLIDRKEIKVHRSPVDVMIREMGDVYSLIVFPEGGRASGEEMGEFKSGLYYLGKKRPDLELVPVCIDNVNRILPRGEVLPVPLLSCITIGPPIFLEAGEPKTVFLKRAREAVRSLRER; encoded by the coding sequence ATGAAATTGACCGGACATGTGATTGTATTAGTAGCCAAGCTTTTCAGCGGTTGCACGGTGCGCTGGGTGGGATGTCAGCCAGACACCTGCCAGCGAATCTATTTTGCCAATCACACCAGTCATTTAGATGCGGTGGTGCTGTGGTCAGCGTTGCCGAAACATTTGCGTGCGGTAACACGGCCGGTCGCTGCGAAGGATTATTGGGGCAAAGGGCGTTTTCGCCCACATATTGCCGAGTCGTTCAACGCGATGCTTATCGACCGCAAAGAGATCAAGGTCCATCGCAGCCCGGTCGACGTGATGATCCGCGAGATGGGGGACGTCTATTCGCTGATTGTCTTTCCCGAAGGGGGCCGAGCCAGTGGCGAAGAGATGGGGGAATTCAAGAGTGGGCTGTATTATCTGGGCAAAAAACGCCCCGATCTGGAACTTGTCCCTGTCTGCATCGACAATGTGAACCGAATTTTACCTCGCGGAGAGGTCTTGCCGGTTCCTCTTTTAAGCTGCATTACGATCGGGCCTCCTATCTTTTTAGAGGCAGGCGAGCCCAAAACGGTATTTCTTAAGCGAGCTCGTGAAGCGGTGCGATCTTTACGCGAGCGGTAA
- a CDS encoding acetolactate synthase, whose protein sequence is MTTGEGSGTKFETMRGRGYPTIRQFTVFLENRVGQLQEVVRRFEGTGIRVAAISINDSAECAFVRLVLSDYERGRELLERAGLAIIESDLLGVELPDSPQPILRVCTALLAAEINIIQAYPLLARIHGQPAMAIMVDNIDLATETLNAKGFRVLTEDDLRDDILE, encoded by the coding sequence ATGACAACTGGCGAAGGATCGGGCACCAAGTTTGAAACGATGCGAGGACGAGGATATCCAACGATCCGGCAATTTACGGTATTTTTGGAGAATCGCGTTGGGCAACTGCAAGAAGTGGTCCGCCGTTTTGAAGGGACCGGGATCCGTGTTGCTGCGATCTCGATCAATGATTCAGCCGAATGCGCTTTCGTTCGATTGGTCCTAAGCGACTACGAACGAGGCCGCGAACTGCTTGAACGAGCCGGTCTGGCGATCATCGAATCCGATTTGCTGGGGGTCGAACTGCCAGACAGCCCTCAGCCGATCCTACGGGTCTGCACCGCGTTGCTGGCGGCTGAGATCAACATCATCCAGGCCTACCCGCTGCTGGCTCGTATCCATGGGCAGCCCGCCATGGCGATCATGGTCGACAATATCGACTTGGCGACCGAAACGCTGAACGCAAAAGGTTTCCGCGTGCTTACCGAAGACGACCTCCGAGACGATATACTCGAATAG